The Streptomyces lienomycini sequence ACAGCTGCTCGCCGATGTGCCCGGGGACGGACTCGACGTGGCTGCGCAGGTTCTCGTACGTCTCGAGGAACTGCTGCTGGGCTCCGTCGTAGACCTCCACCAGCAGGACGACCCGCAGGCGGGAGCCGTCGAACACGGACTGCGAGACCTGGTGCGACAGCTGTCGCGTCAGCTCCTCGGAGGCGAGCGGTTCGGCAGCGGGGGTGGGCGTGGTGGTCATCGCGCGCACATCTCCTTCGCGGGGGTGGGACTGAACGTCGGCCGCGGTGATGCGACGCCGGCTTGCCTCGATCCTGTGTCGGGCCCCGACGGCGCGCGACTCGTGTGCACTGCGCGGGTGACCGGTACCGGGGACGGCCCGGGAGCCTCAGGTGAGGTGCGCGAAGACGACCAGGTTGTCCGTGTAGTCCTTGACCTTGTGGTCGTAGTCGCCCGCACAGGTGATGAGGCGCACCTCGGGGCGGTCGGTGTCGCCGTAGACGCGTTCGCTGGGGAACTCGTCCTTGGCGAAGGTCTCCGTGCTGTCGACCACGAACGTCGCGCTGCGTCCGTCGGCGCGCTCGACCTGGAACTTGTCGCCCTTGTCGAGCTGGTCCAGGCGGGCGAAGACGGCGGCGGACGTCTTCGTGTCCACGTGCCCGGCGATGATCGAGGTCCCCTTCTCGCCGGGGGAGGCGCCCTTGGCGTACCAGCCGACGAGGTTGGTGTCGGCGGCCGGCGGGGGCTGCAGCTGCCCGTTGGCACCGATGGCGAGGTCGGTGAAGGGGGCGTCGACGGAGATCTCCGGGACCAGCAGGCGCACCGGCTTCGAGCGGGGCAGGGCGGAGCCCGCCGCGGCGGTGGCGGGCGGGGCGGACGACGCGGTCGTGCCGGGCCGTGCGGGCAGCGGGGGGCGGGAGGAGTCGGCCGAGGTGTCGTTGCCGCCGACCAGGCTGACCGCCAGGATCAGCAGGGCCACGGCGCACAGCGTCATCAGGCCCGAGCGGGAACCCTGACCGGTCGTCGCCGTCTCGTCGTCGGCGGGGGCTGGGGCGGAAGGGGGGACTGCCATCGGGGAGCACCTCACTAGGACACGGCAGCACGGCGGACACGGTGGGTGGAAGCGAGCCGGGCCGCCCCGCGGTTCCTGGGTGGCGGCCCGGCTGCTATCGCGCCCGGCACGGCTTACGCCATTCCGTGGGCCGACTTCTTGCGTCGGACGGCGTACAGACCGGTCGCGGCGACGGCCAGGACGGCCAGCCCGCCCGCGGTCGTGGTCGGCGCGTCCAGTGCGCCACCGCCGGTGTGCATGCCACCGCGCGGCTTCTCGTTCTCGCCGCCGCCCCAGGACTTCTCGCCCTCGTCCTGCTGGTACGTCTCGGAGCCCTGCTTGGACTCCTTGCCGCCGCCGTCCCAGTCGCCCTCGCTCACCGCGGCCAGCGCGCCGCCACCGGTGTGCATGCCGCCGCGCGGCTCCTCGTGCTTGCCCCCGTTGTCGTGCTCCTTGCCGGAGGAGGTGTCGTCGTGGTTCCAGTCGCCCTCGCTCACCGCGGCCAGCGCGCCGCCACCGGTGTGCATGCCGCCGCGCGGCTCCTCGTGCTTGCCTCCGTTGTCGTGCTCCTTGCTGTAGGAGGAGTCGTCGTGGTCCCAGTCGCCGCCGGCCGCCGCGTAGGCGCCGGGTGCGCCGAGGACGATGACGGCCGAGGCCGCCGCCGTGGTCAGGAGCATCCGAGCAGAACGCATCTGAGGTTCCTTCCGTCACGACCGGGCAGCTGGTGCTTCGTCAGCTGAGGTGACCCGGTCTCGACGTGAATCACCGTCAGCCAGCCGTCCCGCTCGCACCACTCAAGGCGCTCAGCCGGGTGAACGAGCCGCCCGTCCGGGTGCCCGGGCGGCCTCCGGGCCGAGGGCCGAACACACCGGTGCGGCACGGTGGTTGGCCGGTGCGGACGGGGCGTCATCCGCGGTGTTCCGTCGTCCGCGGCTCTACTCCTCCGGGGCGGCGTGGGTCGGGTCCTTCACCTCGGCCTCCTGGCGCCGGGAGCCGGGCGCGGCCCGGTCGGGGGTGGCCTCGCTGTGCCCGGACTGGGGCGGTGGGGGCGGCGAGGTGTCGGCGGGGCCGCCGGCTCCGGTGGCGGGCAGGCGCAGGGCGAGCAGGGCCACGTCGTCGCCGCGGGGCGCGATGCGGGCGAGCAGTTCGTCGCAGAAGTCGTCGACGCTCCACTTCTCCAGCCGCCGGGCGAGGACTCCGGCGTGGTGGCGGAGCTGGTCCATTCCGGTGTCGATGGGGCGGTCGCGGCTCTCCACCAGGCCGTCGGTGTAGAGCAGGAGGATGCTCTCCGGCGGGAGTTCCGCACGGGTGTCGGGCCAGTCCAGGCCGAGGCGCAGGGTGGCACTCATGCCGATGAGCGGGCCGTGGCCGCCCTCCAGGAAGCGTGTCTCGCCGTCCCGCGCGACCAGCAGGGGCGGCGGGTGACCCGCGTTGACCCAGTGGAGGCGCCAGGGGCCGCCCTCGGCGCCCTCGACGCGGGCGAAGACGAGGGTGGCCATGGGGGCGTCGCTGGTGTTGGTCACCGCTTCGTCCAGGCGGCGCATGATCACGCTGGGCGGCTCCTGGTGGTCCCAGGCGAGGGCGCGCAGCATGTTGCGGACCTCGGCCATGTGCGCGGCGGCCTGCAGGTCGTGTCCGACGACGTCCCCGATGACCAGGGCCAGGACGCCGTCGCCGAGGAGGAAGGCGTCGTACCAGTCGCCGCCGACCTCCATGGCGCTCTCGGCGGGCCAGTAGCGGGCGGCCATCCGGAGGTGGTCCACCTGCGGGAGGGGGGTGAGGAGCTGGCGCTGCATGGTCTCGGCGACGTTCTGCTGCTCGTGGTAGAGCCGGGCGTTGTCCAGGACCAGTCCGACGCGGCGGCCGATGTCGGCCAGCAGCGCGATCTCGGCCTCGGTGTGCGCGGGGCGCTCGTCGGCGCGGGCCACGGTCAGGATGCCGTAGGACCGGTGCCGGGTGCGGAGGGGGACGACGACGGCCGCGTGTCCGCCGAGCCGTTCGAACAGCACCCGGTGGGTGGTGGCGAGCGGGTTCTCCGGGTCCTGGAACAGCTCCTCGGCCTTCAGGGGGACGGGCCGGTCGCCCTTGACGAGCAGGGTCAGCGCGGCGCGGGCCTGGTCCGGCAACGAGGCCATGGGGCCGCGCAGTGGTCTGGCCCGGTCCGGCCGGGTGCTGCTGCGGACGGCGACGCGTTCCAGTACGTCCGACTGCCCCGGGTAGACGTCGACCGCCGCCCACTGCCCCAGTTCCGGCACCAGCAGCCGTACGAGGCGGCGGAGCGTGGTGGAGGCGCCCTCGGTGGGGACCAGCACCGTGGAGATCTCGGCGACCAGGTGCAGCTGGGCGGTGAGGGTCTCCAGGGCGGCGG is a genomic window containing:
- a CDS encoding SpoIIE family protein phosphatase: MTSRWAGHRDGGEPGHDGADETPGAPEPDFPRAVLRALGAGVLTLGPTARITSVNPWAEHLLGRSEREMLGHDAHDLLHRHADGSPVPRDRCALRSPLHGVPAEEGSDEYFQRADGTTVPIIWATTPLVRGGRQEGLVLVFHDFSLHRSAAEETEARTAALETLTAQLHLVAEISTVLVPTEGASTTLRRLVRLLVPELGQWAAVDVYPGQSDVLERVAVRSSTRPDRARPLRGPMASLPDQARAALTLLVKGDRPVPLKAEELFQDPENPLATTHRVLFERLGGHAAVVVPLRTRHRSYGILTVARADERPAHTEAEIALLADIGRRVGLVLDNARLYHEQQNVAETMQRQLLTPLPQVDHLRMAARYWPAESAMEVGGDWYDAFLLGDGVLALVIGDVVGHDLQAAAHMAEVRNMLRALAWDHQEPPSVIMRRLDEAVTNTSDAPMATLVFARVEGAEGGPWRLHWVNAGHPPPLLVARDGETRFLEGGHGPLIGMSATLRLGLDWPDTRAELPPESILLLYTDGLVESRDRPIDTGMDQLRHHAGVLARRLEKWSVDDFCDELLARIAPRGDDVALLALRLPATGAGGPADTSPPPPPQSGHSEATPDRAAPGSRRQEAEVKDPTHAAPEE
- a CDS encoding class F sortase; the encoded protein is MAVPPSAPAPADDETATTGQGSRSGLMTLCAVALLILAVSLVGGNDTSADSSRPPLPARPGTTASSAPPATAAAGSALPRSKPVRLLVPEISVDAPFTDLAIGANGQLQPPPAADTNLVGWYAKGASPGEKGTSIIAGHVDTKTSAAVFARLDQLDKGDKFQVERADGRSATFVVDSTETFAKDEFPSERVYGDTDRPEVRLITCAGDYDHKVKDYTDNLVVFAHLT